In a single window of the Apteryx mantelli isolate bAptMan1 chromosome 11, bAptMan1.hap1, whole genome shotgun sequence genome:
- the LOC136993146 gene encoding olfactory receptor 14A16-like: MSNSSSFNEFLLLAFADTRELQLLHFSLFLGIYLAAILGNGLIITAVACDHHLHTPMYFFLLSLSVLDLGTISTTVPKSMANSLWDTMAVSYLGCAAQVFFFFFLFSAEFYLLTVMAYDRYVAICRPLHYGTLMGNRACVRMAAAAWASGFLNAVLHTANTFSIPLCQGNVVEQFFCEIPQILKLSCSDAYLREVGLSAVSLFLGFVCFVFIVLSYVQIFTVVLRIPSEQGRHKAFSICLPHLAVVSLFISTVMFAYLKPPSLSSPALDLLLSVLYSLVPPTLNPLLYSMRNKELKDELKKLIQWVQYQHQ, from the coding sequence atgtccaacagcagctccttcaacgagttcctcctcctggcatttgcggacacacgggagctgcagctcttgcacttctcactcttcctgggcatctacctggctgccatcctgggcaatggcctcatcatcacagccgtagcctgcgaccaccacctccacacccccatgtacttcttcctcctcagcctctctgttctggaccttggcaccatctccaccactgtccccaaatccatggccaattccctgtgggacaccatggccgtttcctacttgggatgtgctgctcaagtctttttcttctttttcttattttccgcAGAATTTTATCtgctcacagtcatggcctatgaccgctatgttgccatttgcagacccctgcactatgggaccctcatgggcaacagagcttgtgtcagaatggcagcagctgcctgggccagtggttttctcaatgctgtcctgcacactgctaacacattttcaataccactctgccaaggtaatgtcgtggagcagttcttttgtgaaatcccccagatcctcaagctctcctgctcagacgcctacctcagggaagttgggcttagtgcggttagtctttttttaggctttgtgtgtttcgttttcattgtgctgtcctacgtgcagatcttcactgttgtgctgaggatcccctctgagcaggggcgacacaaagccttttccatatgcctcccacacctggccgtggtctccctgttcatcagcactgtcatgtttgcttacctgaagcccccctccctctcctccccagctctggatctgttgCTGTCTGTTCTGTACTCGTTGGTGCCTCCAACGCTGAACCCGCTCctctacagtatgaggaacaaggagctcaaagatgagCTGAAGAAACTCATTCAATGGGTACAATATCAgcatcaataa